The DNA segment TCAAGTGCTTTCGCATATTGAACGCGTTTTAATTGAAGACCGCGACAGAGAAAAAGAAGAAAAAGCACTGATTAAACAATATACAAAAAAACTTGGCGATGTGATTCTAAGCGAAGATGAACTCGCCTTTGCAATGATGTTAAAAGAAGCACTAGGTGTGTTAGATGAACGCGATGTTACACGCATTATTGGCAATTTTGATATTTCAAGCAATCCTATTTTATTGCAACGTTTTAATGCAATTATGCGCGACAACCGCCGCACAAACAAATAGAGGCAAAACAATGGAATCACAAATTAAACTTGAAAATATCAAAATAGAGCAAGGCTGGAAAGAAATTTTAAAAGATGAGTTTCTATCACCCTATTTTGCAGAGATTAAGGCACATTATTTGGAGGCTAAAACAAGCGGTGCGGTGATTTATCCTCCTGCAAAACTTATTTTTAATGCGTTTAATCTCACGCCCTTTGACAAGTTAAAAGTTGTACTCTTAGGACAAGACCCCTACCACCAACCTCATCAGGCAATGGGATTGTCTTTCTCTGTGCCTAGTGGGGTTAGGATTCCGCCCTCATTGCAGAATATTTATAAAGAATTACAAATGGATTTAGGAATTCCTCCTTGTCAAAGCGGAGATTTAAGCTCTTGGGCGCGCGAGGGTGTATTGCTCTTAAATAGCATTTTGAGTGTGGAAGCAGGCAAGCCCACCTCTCATCAGCATTTTGGTTGGCAACATTTCACTGATGCCGTGATTTCACAAATCAACTTTCACTGCGAGGGAATTATTTTTTTATTGTGGGGAAATTATGCAAAAGCCAAAAAATCCTTGATTAACCCCAACAAACATTTTATTCTTGAGGCTGCCCACCCCTCTCCTTTAGCGCGTAGCGGGTTTTTGGGTTGTCAGCATTTTTCAAAAACCAATGCGATTCTTAC comes from the Helicobacter ganmani genome and includes:
- the ung gene encoding uracil-DNA glycosylase, which gives rise to MESQIKLENIKIEQGWKEILKDEFLSPYFAEIKAHYLEAKTSGAVIYPPAKLIFNAFNLTPFDKLKVVLLGQDPYHQPHQAMGLSFSVPSGVRIPPSLQNIYKELQMDLGIPPCQSGDLSSWAREGVLLLNSILSVEAGKPTSHQHFGWQHFTDAVISQINFHCEGIIFLLWGNYAKAKKSLINPNKHFILEAAHPSPLARSGFLGCQHFSKTNAILTQLGKTPINWRLD